One Pelodiscus sinensis isolate JC-2024 chromosome 24, ASM4963464v1, whole genome shotgun sequence DNA segment encodes these proteins:
- the LOC102458936 gene encoding cathepsin S has protein sequence MKLLAWILASLAVATAHLHTDPTLDNHWELWKKVHGKQYNHKKEDVERRLIWEKNLKLVMLHNLEYSLGLHSYDLGMNHLADMTSEEVAALLTGVKIPHRPDRNSVYRPRPGGNVPDSMDWREKGCVTNVKNQGACGACWAFSAIGALEAQVKLKTGNLVSLSAQNLVDCSMMYGNHGCSGGYMTEAFQYIIDNDGIDSDASYPYMAQNGTCHYNATTRAATCSKFVELPYADEAALKDAIANIGPVSVAIDAKQPTFFLYRTGVYDDPRCTQDVNHGVLAIGYGTLDGKDFWLVKNSWGEYFGDKGYIRMSRNNGNHCGIASYGCYPQI, from the exons ATGAAGCTGTTGGCTTGGATCCTGGCCTCTCTTGCGGTTGCTACTGCACATCTACACACAGACCCGACGCTCGATAACCACTGGGAGCTCTGGAAGAAAGTCCACGGCAAGCAATACAACCACAAG AAAGAGGACGTGGAACGGCGTTTGATCTGGGAAAAGAACCTCAAGCTTGTTATGCTACATAACCTGGAGTACTCCCTGGGGCTGCATTCCTATGACCTGGGCATGAACCACCTGGCAGACATG ACCAGCGAGGAAGTGGCTGCTTTGTTAACTGGAGTGAAAATTCCCCACCGACCTGACCGGAATTCTGTCTACAGGCCACGCCCTGGTGGCAATGTGCCTGACTCCATGGACTGGAGGGAGAAAGGATGTGTTACTAATGTCAAAAATCAG GGGGCCTGTGGCGCTTGCTGGGCGTTTAGTGCTATCGGAGCCCTAGAAGCCCAGGTGAAACTGAAAACTGGAAACCTGGTGTCTCTCAGTGCGCAGAACCTAGTCGACTGCTCCATGATGTACGGGAACCATGGCTGCAGCGGCGGATATATGACCGAAGCTTTCCAGTACATCATTGATAATGATGGCATTGATTCGGACGCTTCCTATCCATACATGGCTCAG AATGGAACATGTCACTATAACGCTACCACACGAGCTGCCACCTGTTCCAAGTTCGTTGAGCTCCCCTATGCCGATGAAGCAGCCCTGAAGGATGCCATCGCCAATATCGGACCGGTCTCTGTCGCCATAGATGCGAAACAGCCTACATTCTTCCTGTACAGAACAG GAGTCTATGATGATCCACGTTGCACTCAGGATGTAAATCATGGGGTCCTAGCTATTGGCTATGGCACCCTGGATGGGAAGGACTTTTGGCTGGTGAAAAACAG CTGGGGGGAATATTTTGGTGACAAAGGTTACATTCGAATGTCCAGGAACAACGGAAACCACTGCGGGATTGCCAGCTACGGTTGCTATCCACAAATATAG